TCTCAGCGTGTGTGAGATTACTCGTCATTTTTATGCTTCCATACACACAttggccattttattaggtacatggGACACCTAGTAAAGTGCTGTGTGTTGGTCGTAGTCTTCCGGTCTGCTGGTGAAGCCAATCAGACAAATATATTGATGAgtagccaccagagggcgactctTCTGGTTGTAAATAATAACACAGATTGTGAGAAAATGAGCTTTTCATTTAATAATCTTAACTGCTATAGTTTCATGTCTACTTCAacagaacattttgaaaatgatgttgccatttagaaagaaaaaaggagggaaacaTCTTCAAAATGgtgtcttgaccatgtctgcaTGCCCAAATGCTCAATGTTTTTGTGTAAACAAGTAGTGGTGTACCTTATAAAGTGGCTGCTGTGTGTTGCCAGAAGgttttcaaaatggaaaaacaatttatttttacatttttttgccagaaatatttgtaattttataattattatattaccGTGTTTGAAAGTGGTCTGATTTGCCTATATTTTTGCACTGAAAGTTGTTCACAGCAGTTGAATCTTCACATCAAACTTGTAAATTAGatcttttcttctgtttcttggggtgaaaagtaaaaaaacaaaaccctgcatCTTCCTCAAAGTGATATTTCTAACCCATTAGTGTCTCATtagcatgtgtctgtgtgtgtgtgtccagtccTCACTCTGTCTTTTGTCCACATCCACCAGGGAGTTGTTTTAACAGTCCCTTTACGACCTGTCTGCTACTCGGCCTGTTCAATATGCTACATGTCAGAGCAGCTGTAAATGGCCTTTCAGGACACTGGACGCTGTGGTCACCGCACGTCTGAGTGCAGGCATTGAATGATGGTGTGACTGTGAGTGGGAGCTCAGTCGAGTCCATTTATCCCCTGAAAAACCTGTATTAATATCACGTAGACTCGTTTCTGAAGCTATCAGGACGTCACTGTTGAGGTTTCAGGACAGTTTCCTCCCGCTGCAATAACTGACAGACGTCAGGCCGACATCCTTACAGCCCAGAGGAATTGTCGGCATGGAGATGATGAGAAAAGTCGTTTTGCATTTGATTTTTATTGAGGAGTGATTTGTCGGTCGCAACGCAAAACCATCTAAATATTTTCCACTGGGCTTTGCCAAGACGGTGTCATAAAGCACCAATTTATCTGACACACTCCCtgaccctcctcctcttcgtcttcAGGGGCGGacagtttaaaaacagaggTATTTACGACTCAGCACTCACCTCTAGAGTTCCTGGAGCGTCACACTGGCAGTGTGACACCGCCGGTTTAAAGATAGACGGGGTTTTGCTGTATTTTGTATCAggatccatctgtctgtctgtctgtgcactGACGAACAGAACAGTGAATCTGGTTTATGTTCAGAGAAGTGTTGACTCATATTAAAGGTGAAAGGTAAAGTATTCAAATCCATCATTTAGATTAAAATAACAGTAACTTGATTTTTGCATGAAAACACTCAACTGCAATGTAAAAGCCTTCGTTCAGAACTGAGcatcaacatttttaatcagcaaaattagattatttttttatgaaaaatcaAGTAGTGGTTGTAGAATCAAGAAGAAAGCATCATTAAGAAAAAACTATTGTGAAATATAAAAGAACACAACATGGAAAGGATCTGTGTGTAGagatttagcaacatttatagTTGTTGTGTACAGTGTGTCCTCTGTAGGCTGTTATAAAGAACATGGTGGTTCCACAGTGGCGGCCTCTGATATGCTAAACGTAAGCTAGCTAGCACCATGAGGCTAGCTTGTCATGGTGCTAGCTACCTGGAATATAACGCTGTTTCTTCTGCCTCCTGCTGGATGTTTTCCTTAAACCACATATCTGCATCTAGATCTACAGTAGATACAAAttaatgtgtcatgtttttttaattgtatcaatatatttgtatttatatgacACAGTTTCTTTATCCTAAATGTTCAGTTCATTCTCATTAATTCCCATAAATTCCCATGGATCAGCATGCAGTTTGTGCGTTCTCTATTGACATTTTCATGACAAAATGGAAATAACTCACTGTAAAGAATAAGCACAAAAAAGTGTAGTTATAGTTCAACATTATTCATCTAAAAATGTCTCTAGgatgtacaaaaacacattatacaTTAGTGGCAGTGAAGTAGTTTAGTTATAATAATGATACTTATAATAATTCATTGCAATCAGCATTCTTTATCTTATTTTGGGCgggttttttttactatttttactatttaacttgtttttattgtgttttatttcattctatTTTCAGCATATACAGCACTTCTGTTTAATGAGCCATATAGATAAACTGTGACCTTGAGTTTGACCTTGACTGTCAGCTGTTTAGATCATGCCTGAGTTGTGCAACATTTGGAAGCCAAAAACCCCTCGGCTTCAACTGCTTTTCACCCGCTCCTCGAAAGCAGCAGGAGCCTGTCGCCATCTAGTGGTCGGGGTGAGAAGTGAAACACAGGTGATGGAAGCGGTGGTGATTGCAGACACTGGCTCCACCTGTTCACAGACAGGAGGCGAGTGTggatgaaacacacaaacagtagaGCTCTGATGTTTGGAATCACATCCCAACAAAGGCTTTCCCTGATGGACGTGACAAAGCGCCTTGATTTTTCTGGTGAAGATTTGAGTTTGGATCATGAGCCTAACATGGAGGTAAATGCAATAGATCAGTATAAGTATCATTTCACTGGCACACAAAGTTATATCTTTTTTATGTATGTGTCTAATTTAACAGGCAGTTcccaaagagaaaaaagacactGATAAGAGGAGGACGTTTGATTTGGACGCCACTGAGACAAAAACGGGTACAAAAACAATGATTAATTCAGCAGGAAATGAAAACCACTGACTTGATTGACACGGTTGTTTCCCTGCACTTCAGAGCCGGCGTGCACTGACTCCATGCTGAAAGGGATGAAAGGTTATGAGCCGACACCAGCTGACTTGGAGTTCATAAACAAGATGAAGGAAGAGAAACTGCTCAAACACATGCAGGTGCTTGTTTTTTAAACTAAGATGGCAGGTTCCTGGTGATGAGACTACAACTTGTCAACTCTCCTCAGGAAGAGCTGCTGGAGGTGCAGAGGTTATTGAAAAGGGAGGAGATGGCGTTGGAGCTCGCGTGCGCTTCCAGAGACAAAGTGAAGGCTGAACTCAACAAGGTGAGTCAACAGTGAACAAGGACAATGGTGAGAAGTCGATCAATAAATCAAGTTtggataaaaaatatatttgctATTCTGCAAATATTGTATGAAGGATCAAACTGACTgcaaacagacatttatttttattcatttatgcaCAAAATGGTATTTAATGGCTGCTAACTTTGctctatttttatatttattaaattaattgtttAAATTTATATTGCGATTTTGGTTCGGCATCTTTAAAATGTGGGTCATCCTATAAAaagtttggtaaacactggCCTACAGACGACACTGATAACAAGACAATTACATGaagtattaaaataatatatccCTACATagaataatcatttaaaaatgtatttatttatcaatacTTATCATTTTCTAGTGCAATGGTGTTCAGCTATGAGAGCTATTTCAGAATTTGTTTAAAGTATTTAAGAatttaagaagatgaagatCAGCTGATAATAAACATCGACGTTTATTTAACCCAGACAGTCACTGATGTTTATGCCCTACTGCTGCtttatgcatgtatatatattgtgatACTGTCCATTAATGTACatacagtttatttgttttctattcTTGTTGTCTTATATTTATCTctttaatattgtattttaactTACtattgcatgtgtttttaacattaaCGGGGGCAAGGAATACGCTATATGTCAaaaattcacaataaaataaacttgaatCTGCCGTTTGAGCATGGAAACACTTTGTAGTTGATTTAATGTGGGAATAGtatttacttttctgcaaacagGGTCATTTTGTGCTTTCTGGTTCGCGATAAATCAattgaatttgatttattttgtatattcaaGGATAACTTAGTGAGGATCATGACATCGCTACATTACCATCTACCAAAATATCTTCATTGATGCTAGAAACATTTGAAGCTAAAGATGATGGATTAGTTTGAGATCCGTGTGGCATTTACTGTCTGAGAAATTCAGATTTGAATCAGTGTCtttcaagaggaaaaaagaattTCTCCTGACGCATGTGTTTCCCCTGACAGTTCCCATCCTGCGAAGAGCTCAGCGAGTGGATAATGGTCGTCCTCAAAATAACAAGGCCGTTGTTGGACTTGACAGACCTGGACACCAAGGATCTCCTCGCCCTGGTGACGGAGGAAGACGTCCAGACAGCCATGGACGAGACGAGGTACCAGATCAAGCAGAAGGAGAGGATCCTGACAAACAGGTAAAAATTcatgtcactttatttgtgGCATCCTTTGCCAGCACGGACATGAGAAACGtaatacaagtaaaaaaaaagagcaacatAAATGTGATTTAGGATCAAGTAATCAAGACTTCACATCACTGTCATATGAGTGCATTCAATGCTATTTGAACCTAGCACCTCTACGACTCGACTCACTCAGTGTTTGTCAGCACAGTGTTGTCGGCACACTTGCTCCAGAAGTGAGTTcttgctgctctgctgctgtataaacacaaatgctGCCTTAGTCGgggctgatagtattgcttgacagagcctaaACGACGCAACTGTGTGGatgttgtttgaaaatgatgtttattttgaGATTTCGCCTCTATTAAGTGGTGTGCCACATTTTTTAGTCACTGGCAACACTTTTAAATGATCATATCCTCTGTTATTTAGACTATTCAAGTCCTTTCAACCATTTTCCAAACCATAACATGAAAAACCTCAGCTGTGCTTTAGTAAAGGAAGCTTCATTATAGCAGAGTTTATTTGCCAggcctggatttatttatggtttatctgtttaattattgttattatcatttttattggaCTGCTGCAACCTCACTTTTGGTGTCTTGCAAAGCCACAAGGGTTGTGAACTTATGTACATGAcaccaacataaaaacaaccatCAGTTTTGCAGGTTTTTACGGTACAACAATTAAACATAATTTTCTACGAGGTACATTCATGTGCTCTTTACACTGTACATGCCAGATATGGATTATttagtgattattttctcaattgaATTTTCCTAACGTGAGCTCATGAATAATGTCTGATTTCTTAAATATCGTTGGCAAAACTGTGTCAAGCTACATTttgaacagaaaaagaaaggcTTTATGACTAACATGGATTCCTGAAAACGTCCTGTACTAGGAGGAAAAACGAGGCCAAAGGAAATGGGCGGCTTGAAAAAGTGATTGCAACCGAGCAGGTGAATGCAGCTCCACATAGCTTTTTCATTAATgatcaaatcattttcaaatatatattattttgaatttttcttttaGCTGAAAATACAGAAGATGATGACGCAGTTGTCTGATCTGACGTCTGAACTCGCCCGACAAGAGGTGAGATTTGACTTCACATTTGACTGAACGTTCATTTGAAGCACAAAGCGCAATCATCCAGTAAAATTGGTTTCCCCAGGAAATTTATAAAGCTCTTCAGACGCAGATCGAGACTAGCAAAGGCAACAAAGTGGAAGCAAAAGTAGAAGACACCTCTGAGGTTAAAAGTGAAGGGAAACAACAAAGGAAACCAAGAAAGAAGACCAAGGAAAAGTTGCCAGATGCCAAAAACGAAAGGAAATCCAACAGAAGCAAACGTGCAGAtgttaaaacagaaaatcagGCTGTTAAAGATGACACAAATGAAACTCCATTAACAACTCCGTCAACAACTGTGCAAACAAAATCCCGGTCTCTGAAAGCAGCCAAAGGGCCTCAAAGGAAAGTTCAGGAACAAGAAGCTAAATCCCAAGAGTCTGTTCAAGCTGTGAGAGGAAGACCAAAACCTGCAGAAACTAAAGTGAAAAGTGTGGACGTTCAGTCCAGCAAGCCCCTGCAGGCTGCACCGTCGCGCAGAAGAGGgaaagctgctgttgctgctgctgctcctcctcctcctccacgtgATGATGGAGAGGAGGCACAGAGCGCTGGTCTTAGGAGATCCAAGAGGATAGCAAACAAGAGGTGAACATCTCCAGCTCACCATGAAACACCATTCTGATTTTGTGGTAGATGGTTCCTTACAACCATGGTTTTGACACATGCAGCCCTGgcccttttttccttttcacaaTGCTAGCTTATGCTAGCTCCTAGCTAAAATTGTAATGCATGATATAATAGGGCGAGCATCGCTTTAATTTTTTTGATTCATGAAGTTCTGGGAAGGAATGGTCTGATTCGATGTAGGGCCTTCCAGGTACATGGGGATAGTTCAGGTACTTGGTTGTGTTTGtatgattttagccacttcacaaaagactGATGTCATAAAATCTATGTCTACTTATATATCATTCACATCTTAAGAACTTATTCACTTCACTCTTGCTGCCAGGCAAACGTTTCTGGCTGGAAACTTAAAATGTGTTGTCCCTTGTGTCCCTGAGTGAACGCGAACACTCATATGAAAAAACCTGAGCTAGCCCTTTAAACAGCTAGACTTGTACCATGTCtcaatgtcattttgtttttgtcatttaattaaataaaatgttttctgttgaaATTACTGAGCTACACAGGGATCAAAGGTCCCAAACTCTCAGTGACACACTATATcaactgtgctgtgtttgtgattcgTGGTCCTAGTTGGCTTTCGAGCTCTGACCATAGATCAGTATGTCCTGATATACTTGTGATTATGTGAGTTTATGACCCGTTTCCCAAGCCCAACCCAGTGTCTCCGAGAGCCAGCCAGTCACACCTCATCTCAAACAGATGGGTGTGGGCAATGAGAGCAAAGCTAGATGATATAATTGTTAGTCTTGTCTGTGAAGATCCTCACTCATCCAGGTCAAAGTCATCTTCTGTACTTAGCTGTAGGTGACTGGACTTCCTAGGTGGActgaaggccctggtatacGTCTGCACACAGTGCACGTGGAAATGACGCAAAATGCGCCATCAACTCGCCCAGATATTGGAACCGTGCGCAAAGATCATGTTGGCTGCGCATGGACAGTACGAACATGCACAAACTGAACTTGAGTATTAAGCcacgctcaccaagcagaagaGAACATTTCGGCAACAgcagaagtagtcgccaaggatagtcatccgagccttgACCCATGAACTGGTTGACACCCAGACTCCACTGCCCGACGGGCCTGTCACCTGTGAACCAGATTTGTccaagggagctgtagcatctttctcttctttggtaggaatacGTCCTATTCCCggtgtccagacttgtaccgccacccggtggtgaagtgggatactacatgACCCTGATGTTAAAGCATACCAGGGCACTTAAGACACTATCTATCAGGCACACTCTCTCTTGCATAACCCCAATGATCCTCTTTGacaccttgactcaggtgaaaccaacAACTTGAAATTGGGTCAGAGCGATGAACTATCTGCGTAGAGTCTCAAGACAGATTTCAGCCTTTTTCCACCAATTAGTCAGAACTGAataagcctcttggatgagtcCAGTCTCCTACAGCTAATTACAGAAAATTGTTAATCTCGCATCGACTCCTACTCTATCGCTCAGAGTGCAGAGGAAGGTGAAACACCATTTTTACTGTCTGAAGCTGAAGGGAGTGGGAGGTATTTGTCTCTCATTGACCAGAACTTGCCTCACAAAGTGGTCGCTTCTCTCGATAGTTGGAGTAACATCCATCGCTGTGGTCGTCTTGACCGGTTCTAGATACCTAAATGCAccgagttgctgccatgtgattcgTCCGTGAATGAAAGTATGTATCATGGGTTCCAAACCCCGCGGGGCAGGGACCGGTACCAGGTCGTGGGCTGGGCTGAACCGATATGGACCAATGCAGTCTTCTAACAGAATTACACACATCTGTTTTGACTCCCCccagcatttatttttaaaatgggtCCACATAGCTCACATGATGACGAGCATGAGCGAAGCAtgtgtgcaatgttttgttAGACGTAAACggattaattaatttttttaataattggtGATCGGccaatttgtatttattaatttacaaTTATTCCACATTACACATTTTCAGTCTCAGAAACTTGGTAAAATACCAAGTCACTAATTTGTTCATCcaatctttgttttcttttttaattgacttGTTTCATGGAGGCTTTTTCGTTTATGCATTGGTTTAAATTGAAATATATAAGTGCAATGCAGCAGAGATGGGGTTgttgtaataatattaattataaaaCGTATATTTTATCAGATAGAGGAAAAGCTGCCAAAATATCGCCATCATTCCAGTATACCAGGTATCGGCTGTGTTGAAAGGCCTTTGTTGAATtgaaggtccagtatgtaacatttctgagagtttattggcagaaatggaacatACTCAGGATAATAAAGAATGAATGATCCTTAACTTTCCCTGCAGTATGGGTGGCTTCATTTTCAGTTCGACTGTAGTCACCATTCACAACCTAACAAGAGCTTTCACTTTTCCCCCCGCACACACAACTATGCAAACACAGATATTTATCTGAGGGTCAAACACAGCAAACGCAGCCAAGACCGAGGTAATACAAGCACCGGGCTGGAACCGTAGATCCACATCCTGTCATTAAGTTTAATAGTCTAATATCAATAAAGACTCTTTACCTCTCCAAAAAAACGTATCGTTGAGCATGAGTGTGTTCTGAAAATGGGTTGAGCTTTGGCTGTGCACACAgctgaattttcttttttgttattccTGCATTTTTTCAGTGGAGGCTCCAAGTTTCTCTGCTTGCCTTTGCCAAAACCTGGAGCCCTGAAATGCTCTGCAAAGTCAAGGCATGGGAATGTTACCTCAAATACGTCAATTTCAGAAATCAGATCTTGTTTACGCGCCCAGGCCAAGGAGACAGCCCAGGATCCTGGCCCAAGGAATTGTGGGTAATGGATTACATATAAATTGCCCATGTCTTTTGCCTTGTGGCTGGATAACTCTGTATTTGGGCACTTGTTAAAATGACCTCAATATGTTTTCCTATTTTGGAGGAAAAGGCACACAGCAACTATTGTATCAGTCGCCACATTATATTTGTGGATtaaaggcacaaacacagaaattaGAAGATTCTCACTTGTGTAGGATTAATAACAAGCCTGATAGCTGATATTTTagttaagtctatgatatcttacaATAGGTTTACCAATGTCTCAAATCTCTTGCTTTTTAAACCACTTACTCTCCACACAccgaagtccatagagaaatgTGGTGatttttacgtcacagcacacaagttgttgatccactgctgcctccattactGTAGTAAGTTGAAACGCGTGATTGAATgactgtttgaaatcctttgttcagattcacctcactgacac
Above is a window of Solea senegalensis isolate Sse05_10M linkage group LG2, IFAPA_SoseM_1, whole genome shotgun sequence DNA encoding:
- the si:dkeyp-34c12.1 gene encoding uncharacterized protein si:dkeyp-34c12.1; this encodes MKHTNSRALMFGITSQQRLSLMDVTKRLDFSGEDLSLDHEPNMEAVPKEKKDTDKRRTFDLDATETKTEPACTDSMLKGMKGYEPTPADLEFINKMKEEKLLKHMQEELLEVQRLLKREEMALELACASRDKVKAELNKFPSCEELSEWIMVVLKITRPLLDLTDLDTKDLLALVTEEDVQTAMDETRYQIKQKERILTNRRKNEAKGNGRLEKVIATEQLKIQKMMTQLSDLTSELARQEEIYKALQTQIETSKGNKVEAKVEDTSEVKSEGKQQRKPRKKTKEKLPDAKNERKSNRSKRADVKTENQAVKDDTNETPLTTPSTTVQTKSRSLKAAKGPQRKVQEQEAKSQESVQAVRGRPKPAETKVKSVDVQSSKPLQAAPSRRRGKAAVAAAAPPPPPRDDGEEAQSAGLRRSKRIANKRSGL